A genomic stretch from Alosa sapidissima isolate fAloSap1 chromosome 3, fAloSap1.pri, whole genome shotgun sequence includes:
- the top2a gene encoding DNA topoisomerase 2-alpha — MAATEGPFKTLFENKTVSKAKKDDKRLSVERIYQKKTQLEHILLRPDTYIGSVEPLTQPMWVFDELDGMNCRDITFVPGLYKIFDEILVNASDNKQRDKTMNCIKINIDRENNTISVWNNGKGIPVVMHKVEKVYVPALIFGQLLTSSNYDDDQKKVTGGRNGFGAKLCNIFSTKFTVETACRESKQSFKQTWYDNMGRAGESQIKPFDGDDFTCITFRPDLTKFKMLSLDRDTVALMTRRAYDIAGATKGVKVFLNGKKLPVSGFRSYVDLYLKDRTDETGNPLTVIHEVVNDRWEVCLTMSEKGFQQVSFVNSIATTKGGRHTDYVADQVVSKLIEVVKKKNKAGVTVKPFQVKNHIWLFVNCLIENPSFDSQTKENMTLQQKSFGSTCPLTDKFIKQATNCGIVESVMNWVKFKAQTQLNKKCSAVKHTKIKGVPKLDDANDAGGKNSNGCTLILTEGDSAKTLAVSGLGVVGRDRYGVFPLRGKMLNVREATHKQIMENAEINNVIKILGLQYKKNYSDPESLKTLRYGKLMIMTDQDQDGSHIKGLLINFIHTNWPSLLRHNFLEEFITPIIKVSHKKQELSFYSIPEYEEWKDKQANYKSWKTKYYKGLGTSTSKEAKEYFSDMARHRIPFKYSGPQDDEAITLAFSKKKIEERKEWLTSFMVNRRQRREHNLPEDYLYGQSTNYLTYHEFVNKELVQFSNSDNERSLPCMVDGLKPGQRKVLFCCLKRNDKREVKVAQLAGSVAEMSAYHHGEMSLMMTIVGLAQNFVGSNNLNLLQPLGQFGTRLHGGKDSASPRYIFTMLSPLARLLFPVVDDNLLKYNYDDNVRVEPEWYMPILPMVLVNGSEGIGTGWASKIPNYDVREIVNNIHRMLNGEEPLHMIPSYKGFKGTIMELMPNQYINTGEVAIIDSTTIEISELPVKTWTQTYKENVLEAMLNGTEKIQPLITDYKEYHTDATVRFVIKMTEEKLREAEAAGLHKVFKLQNPITCVNSMVLFDHVGSLKKYESELEILRDFFELRLRYYTLRKDWLLGMLGAEGAKLSNQARFILEKIQGTLVIENKPKKELIRMLQEMGYDSDPVKAWKQSQEKVEEEVSEEGEEKEEEDTSGPDYNYLLNMPMWYLTKEKKDELCKQRDAKLTELNILEKKQPADLWKADLAAFTEELERVEEMERASMANVVVTQAKGKGGRSKVVKVKDETMPTPQGRRVVPRITSGMKDVAAKKGKKPRVKSEDGVVMKMEFEDGAVEIGDENSPGQPQGLAARLTKKLKREPKEKAMSKLGKQTTLQFKPVKKEGKKSNPWSDDEDEEFASTGEPSPDLAPREKTQRATKAAPKFVFSSDDEEEDDEAAVGASGKGGKAAVISDDDNSDFVPEPSQQDSDVDSPAVAPPPKKTAVKAVAPKAKAPSKAAAKSSAVEPSSKPAPTVKEAVPKKPAAKKPTAAASKKKAPDSAQPSILDALSKPKPTSKASKKAATTSSSESEPISGKAAANRKRKPVLDSDSDSDSGGLMARIKGKMGGAGKKTKKWEDDESFDLEGGIDSPVVERSKPSRAKKAATYKIDSDSDSDFGF, encoded by the exons ATGGCAGCTACAGAAGGACCGTTTAAG ACCCTGTTTGAAAACAAGACCGTCAGCAAAGCCAAGAAGGATGACAAGCGTCTGTCGGTGGAGCGCATCTACCAGAAGAAGACTCAGCTGGAGCACATTTTGCTCCGGCCCGACACCTACATCGGCTCCGTCGAGCCCCTCACCCAG CCAATGTGGGTGTTCGACGAGCTGGATGGCATGAACTGCAGAGACATCACCTTTGTCCCGGGTCTCTACAAGATCTTTGATGAGATTCTGG TGAATGCCTCTGACAATAAGCAGCGAGACAAGACCATGAACTGCATCAAAATCAACATCGACCG GGAGAACAACACCATTAGCGTGTGGAACAACGGTAAAGGCATCCCCGTGGTGATGCACAAAGTGGAGAAGGTGTACGTGCCCGCCCTCATCTTTGGACAGCTCCTCACCTCCAGTAACTATGACGACGACCAGAAAAAGGTCACAG GGGGTCGTAACGGATTCGGGGCGAAGCTCTGCAACATCTTCAGCACCAAGTTCACTGTGGAAACGGCCTGCAGGGAGTCCAAGCAGTCCTTCAAACAG acCTGGTATGATAACATGGGCCGTGCGGGAGAGTCCCAGATCAAGCCGTTTGACGGCGATGACTTCACGTGCATCACGTTCCGGCCGGACCTGACCAAGTTCAAGATGCTGTCTCTGGACCGGGACACTGTAGCGCTCATGACCCGCCGAGCCTACGACATCGCCGGCGCCACCAAGGGTGTCAAGGTGTTCCTCAACGGCAAGAAACTCCCG GTGAGCGGTTTCCGTAGCTACGTGGATCTGTACCTGAAGGACCGCACGGACGAGACGGGCAACCCCCTCACCGTCATCCACGAGGTGGTCAACGACCGCTGGGAGGTCTGCCTGACCATGAGCGAGAAGGGCTTCCAGCAAGTCAGCTTCGTCAACAGCATCGCCACcaccaag GGTGGCAGGCACACTGACTACGTAGCTGACCAGGTGGTGTCCAAGCTCATCGAGGTGGTCAAGAAGAAGAACAAGGCAGGAGTGACCGTCAAGCCTTTCCAG gtgaAGAACCACATTTGGCTGTTTGTGAACTGTCTGATTGAGAACCCAAGCTTCGACTCCCAGACCAAAGAGAACATGACCCTGCAGCAGAAGAGCTTCGGATCCACCTGTCCCCTCACTGACAAGTTTATCAAGCAG GCGACTAACTGTGGCATCGTGGAGAGTGTGATGAACTGGGTCAAGTTTAAGGCCCAGACGCAGCTCAACAAGAAGTGCTCCGCCGTCAAACACACCAAAATCAAGGGCGTGCCCAAGCTGGACGACGCCAACGATGCAG gtggtaAGAACTCCAACGGCTGCACGCTGATTCTGACTGAGGGAGACTCGGCCAAGACTCTGGCTGTGTCTGGACTGGGCGTTGTCGGCCGCGATCGTTACGGAGTCTTCCCCCTCCGGGGAAAGATGCTCAACGTCCGGGAGGCTACCcataaacag atCATGGAAAATGCTGAGATCAACAACGTCATTAAGATCCTGGGGCTGCAGTACAAGAAGAACTACTCTGATCCCGAGTCACTCAAGACGCTGCGCTATGGCAAACTCATGATCATGACAGATCAG gATCAGGACGGATCTCACATCAAGGGTCTCCTCATTAATTTCATCCACACCAACTGGCCCTCTCTGTTGCGCCACAACTTCCTGGAGGAGTTTATCACTCCCAtcatcaag GTGAGCCACAAGAAGCAGGAGCTGTCCTTCTACAGCATCCCAGAATATGAGGAGTGGAAGGACAAACAAGCCAATTACAAGTCCTGGAAGACCAAATACTACAAAG GGTTGGGGACCAGCACATCGAAGGAGGCCAAAGAGTATTTCTCTGACATGGCCCGCCATCGCATCCCTTTCAAGTACAGTGGCCCGCAAGACGACGAGGCTATCACCCTT GCCTTTAGTAAGAAGAAGATTGAGGAGCGCAAAGAGTGGCTCACCAGCTTCATGGTCAACAGACGCCAGCGGCGAGAACACAACCTGCCAGAG gaCTATCTATACGGCCAGAGCACCAACTATCTGACCTACCACGAGTTCGTCAACAAGGAGCTGGTGCAGTTCTCCAACTCGGATAACGAGCGGTCCCTCCCCTGCATGGTGGACG gtctgAAGCCGGGCCAGAGGAAGGTTCTGTTCTGCTGCCTGAAGAGGAATGATAAGCGGGAGGTGAAGGTGGCCCAGCTGGCTGGTTCTGTGGCCGAGATGTCCGCCTACCACCACGGCGAG atgtcCCTGATGATGACCATTGTGGGCTTGGCTCAGAACTTTGTGGGCAGCAACAACCTGAATCTGCTGCAGCCCCTGGGACAGTTTGGGACCAGGCTACACGGAGGCAAGGACTCGGCTAGCCCCAGATACATCTTCACCATGCTGAg CCCCCTGGCTCGCCTGCTGTTCCCAGTGGTGGACGACAACCTGCTGAAGTACAACTACGACGATAATGTGCGCGTGGAGCCCGAGTGGTACATGCCCATCCTGCCCATGGTGCTGGTCAACGGCTCCGAAGGCATCGGCACCGGCTGGGCCTCCAAGATCCCCAACTACGACGTGCGCGAGATCGTCAACAACATCCACCGCATGCTCAATGGGGAGGAACCCCtgcacatg ATTCCCAGCTATAAGGGCTTCAAGGGCACCATCATGGAGCTGATGCCTAACCAGTACATCAACACCGGAGAGGTGGCCATCATCGACAGCACCACCATCGAGATCTCTGAGCTGCCCGTCAAAACCTGGACACAG acgtaCAAGGAGAATGTTTTGGAGGCGATGTTGAACGGGACGGAGAAGATTCAGCCTCTGATCACTGACTACAAGGAGTACCACACCGACGCGACCGTGCGCTTCGTGATCAAGATGACCGAGGAGAAGCTGAGGGAGGCGGAGGCAGCCGGACTGCACAAGGTCTTCAAGCTGCAGAACCCCATCACCTGCGTCAACTCCATG gtgctgtTTGACCACGTGGGCAGTCTGAAGAAGTACGAGTCGGAGCTGGAGATCCTGCGGGATTTCTTTGAGCTGCGCCTGCGCTACTACACGCTGCGCAAGGACTGGCTGCTCGGCATGCTGGGAGCCGAGGGCGCCAAGCTCTCCAACCAGGCGCGCTTCATCCTGGAGAAGATCCAGGGCACGCTCGTCATCG agaacAAGCCCAAGAAAGAACTGATCCGCATGCTGCAGGAGATGGGCTATGACTCCGACCCAGTCAAAGCCTGGAAGCAGTCACAggagaag gtagaggaggaggtgtctgaggagggtgaggagaaggaagaagagGACACGTCGGGCCCAGACTACAACTACCTGCTGAACATGCCCATGTGGTACCTGACCAAGGAGAAGAAGGATGAGCTCTGCAAACAGAGGGATGCTAAg CTGACTGAGCTGAACATTCTGGAGAAGAAGCAGCCTGCTGACCTGTGGAAGGCTGACCTGGCCGCCTTCACTGAGGAGCTGGAg cgtGTGGAGGAGATGGAGCGCGCGTCGATGGCAAATGTGGTGGTGACTCAGGCCAAGGGGAAGGGTGGAAGGTCAAAGGTCGTGAAGGTGAAGGACGAGACCATGCCCACTCCTCAGGGTCGCCGGGTCGTGCCCCGCATCACCAGCGGCATGAAGGACGTCGCCGCCAAGAAGGGCAAGAAGCCCagagtgaag AGTGAGGATGGTGTGGTGATGAAGATGGAGTTTGAGGATGGAGCAGTGGAGATCGGAGATGAGAACAGCCCGGGTCAGCCCCAGGGTCTCGCCGCACGACTGACCAAGAAGCTTAAGAGGGAGCCCAAGGAGAAAG CCATGTCTAAGCTGGGCAAACAGACTACGCTGCAGTTCAAGCCGGTGAAGAAGGAAGGAAAAAAGAGTAACCCGTGGTCAGACGATGAAGATGAGGAGTTTGCATCCACTGGAGAGCCCAGCCCAGACCTGGCACCGAGAGAGAAAACCCAGAGAGCCACTAAGG cTGCTCCCAAGTTCGTCTTCTCCAgcgatgatgaggaggaggatgatgaggcTGCAGTCGGAGCCTCTGGGAAAGGTGGGAAGGCAGCGGTCATCAGCGACGACGACAACAGCGACTTTGTACCCGAGCCCAGTCAGCAGGACAGTGATGTGGACTCTCCCGCTGTGGCCCCGCCCCCAAA GAAGACAGCGGTGAAGGCGGTCGCCCCAAAAGCAAAGGCCCCAAGTAAAGCTGCTG CCAAGTCTAGTGCGGTGGAGCCTTCCTCCAAACCTGCGCCTACAGTCAAAGAGGCCGTCCCAAAAAAGCCCGCTGCCAAGAAGCCCACTGCTGCTGCCTCCAAGAAGAAAGCACCTG